Proteins encoded within one genomic window of Arachis ipaensis cultivar K30076 chromosome B08, Araip1.1, whole genome shotgun sequence:
- the LOC107611518 gene encoding uncharacterized protein LOC107611518 encodes MEGSIALLKTSPVRVGDQVDEDRVYFHRMFWTFPPCIEAFRHCKPLVSIDGTHLYGKYGGTLLLAIAQDGNSNILPVAFALVEGENAESWSYFLSNLRRHVTPQEGILMISDRHNDIKAALESPDSGWQPPHAYRAFCTRHVDANFALTFKGRDARRCLVNAVYAKTEAKFDYWFDIMRTENPAMCDWANRMEYERWTQHKDGGRRYGHMTTNISECVNSVLKGTRNLPVTSLVKSTYLRLAELFVVRGQTAEAQLGSGHRFSQAVVKAIERNLKDSRCFTVTVFDRHHLDYIVAKTTPTGKFSLGSYRVSLRDRTCDCGYFQALDYPCISLRDLVRLY; translated from the coding sequence ATGGAAGGTTCCATTGCTCTACTAAAGACGTCCCCGGTTAGGGTGGGTGACCAAGTTGATGAAGATAGAGTCTACTTTCATCGGATGTTTTGGACATTCCCTCCGTGTATTGAGGCATTCCGCCACTGTAAGCCGCTCGTAAGCATCGATGGAACACACCTCTATGGCAAGTATGGCGGGACATTGTTGTTGGCGATCGCTCAGGATGGTAACTCGAATATTTTGCCTGTTGCGTTTGCACTCGTGGAAGGGGAGAATGCAGAGTCTTGGTCGTACTTTCTTTCGAACCTTAGAAGGCATGTCACTCCACAGGAAGGTATTCTCATGATATCCGATAGACACAACGACATCAAGGCTGCACTAGAGTCTCCCGATAGTGGTTGGCAACCTCCACATGCTTATCGGGCATTTTGTACTCGGCATGTTGATGCAAATTTTGCCCTCACTTTCAAGGGACGGGATGCGAGGAGGTGTCTGGTGAATGCCGTGTATGCGAAGACAGAAGCAAAATTCGACTATTGGTTTGATATAATGAGGACGGAGAACCCGGCCATGTGCGACTGGGCAAACAGAATGGAGTATGAGAGGTGGACACAGCACAAGGATGGGGGGAGAAGATATGGTCACATGACCACCAACATTTCTGAGTGTGTGAACTCTGTCTTGAAGGGCACAAGAAACCTACCGGTGACGTCTCTGGTTAAGTCGACATATCTCCGATTGGCGGAGTTGTTTGTTGTCAGGGGTCAGACGGCAGAGGCACAGTTAGGGTCCGGGCACCGGTTTTCACAGGCAGTAGTTAAGGCCATTGAGCGTAACCTGAAGGATTCGAGGTGCTTCACCGTGACTGTGTTTGATAGACATCACCTTGACTATATAGTGGCTAAGACGACGCCCACCGGCAAATTCTCTTTGGGTAGCTATCGGGTTTCTCTTAGGGATCGCACCTGCGATTGTGGATACTTCCAGGCGCTGGACTATCCCTGTATTAGTCTTCGTGATTTAGTTCGTTTGTATTAG
- the LOC107611517 gene encoding uncharacterized protein LOC107611517 has protein sequence MEGEDSFVALVHCSGKIQKSKRHGVKFTDREPLSVFIRSSNTLAEIKQSILRKLGTCGTKWVKKLFYKIPIDVVSTGVRYETFVIGSDEDLQVLFHCRRSFPEVRITELFAKLEDGVDSSGASAPNPQSTPTGGASTSMPVVAVAVPNTEPERVGAVHAYIGHVVPDFECDAGPDRVENALFDDDLDEEPVDIGGDSDDDIPRGGRSAHGGSGSASQEYPPHLSSLNLEVVGQQQNVDATFDGQGMHDGTPMTEFQIGQSFQSKEEAVLSVKDYSIRRGVEYKVMESDNLKYQGRCKEFGNGCTWLIRIVMRKRKSTWEVRRYNGPHTCMATSISSDHKQLDYHVICARIYPLVRADASVSIKVLQEAT, from the coding sequence ATGGAGGGGGAGGATAGTTTTGTGGCTCTGGTTCACTGCTCTGGAAAAATTCAAAAGAGCAAAAGGCATGGTGTAAAATTCACAGATAGAGAACCGCTTAGTGTTTTTATCCGATCGTCGAATACGTTGGCGGAGATTAAGCAAAGCATATTACGAAAGCTCGGTACCTGTGGGACGAAGtgggtaaaaaaattattttacaagaTTCCCATTGACGTTGTCTCAACTGGTGTGAGATATGAGACCTTCGTGATTGGGTCGGATGAAGACTTGCAGGTCTTGTTTCACTGCAGGCGTAGTTTTCCGGAGGTGAGGATAACTGAGCTGTTTGCGAAGTTGGAAGATGGTGTGGATAGCTCTGGAGCATCGGCACCTAATCCTCAGTCGACCCCAACTGGTGGTGCATCAACATCGATGCCTGTGGTAGCAGTGGCCGTTCCGAATACGGAGCCCGAACGTGTTGGGGCTGTTCATGCATATATTGGTCATGTTGTTCCTGATTTTGAATGCGATGCCGGACCGGATCGAGTTGAGAATGCACTGTTTGACGATGATTTAGATGAGGAGCCTGTCGATATTGGTGGGGATAGTGATGATGATATTCCAAGAGGTGGACGTTCAGCCCATGGAGGTTCCGGTTCTGCATCACAAGAGTACCCTCCCCACCTCTCTTCTTTGAACTTGGAAGTCGTCGGCCAACAGCAGAATGTAGATGCAACATTCGATGGGCAGGGCATGCATGATGGGACACCTATGACTGAATTTCAGATTGGCCAATCTTTCCAGAGTAAAGAGGAAGCCGTGTTGAGTGTAAAAGATTACAGTATTCGGCGTGGAGTTGAGTACAAGGTTATGGAGTCCGACAATCTGAAATACCAAGGGAGATGCAAAGAGTTTGGTAACGGGTGCACGTGGTTGATTCGAATAGTCATGCGGAAAAGGAAGAGTACATGGGAAGTTAGGAGGTACAACGGTCCGCACACGTGTATGGCCACATCGATATCAAGCGACCACAAGCagcttgattatcatgtcatTTGTGCGAGAATCTATCCGTTGGTTCGAGCTGATGCGTCGGTGTCGATCAAGGTGTTGCAAGAGGCAACATAG
- the LOC107611515 gene encoding protein tesmin/TSO1-like CXC 7, giving the protein MDSCDKMNGGAVNIVSGGGNKKGSDNGSCCNCQKSRCLQLYCECLRAGNLCNNSCTCKACENNENNRDKVYEKKKEIELRDPEAFQSKIIIGGNEAARHRKGCNCRKSKCKNKHCACFSAGVGCSNQCKCDDCMNEYGIVNNQQVHVLTNDSNNNGSNNNGSNNITVDNGSSQFQHLFPENDDFLQNMQNSESDMDRIFNEVEQAADYYYHGQQMSLSSHSENEINNNNVNLPSNQQDSHVPAAVCYNYNLYGNIIQNNVAAPNYIQHLTPRQISPVEYNNNNTIDDLDLQGPSSSWFYGEPSSLPSFFTDTTIQDSNQQYKPTMNQSAQHLTNTQPHSHPNNNRLP; this is encoded by the exons ATGGACTCTTGTGACAAGATGAATGGAGGAGCTGTGAATATTGTTTCTGGTGGTGGTAACAAGAAAGGGAGTGATAATGGCAGCTGCTGCAACTGCCAAAAAAGTCGATGCTTGCAACTTTATTGTGAATGTCTTCGTGCTGGAAATTTGTGCAACAATTCTTGTACTTGCAAAGCGTGCGAGAATAATGAGAATAACAGGGATAAAGTGtatgagaagaaaaaagaaatagaattACGTGATCCAGAGGCGTTTCAATCCAAGATTATTATTGGTGGGAACGAAGCAGCAAGGCACAGAAAAGGATGCAACTGCAGGAAATCAAAGTGCAAGAACAAGCACTGCGCTTGCTTCAGTGCTGGAGTTGGCTGCTCTAATCAGTGTAAATGTGACGATTGCATGAATGAGTATGGAATCGTCAACAACCAACAAGTACATGTTTTGACTAATGATAGTAATAATAATGGCAGCAACAACAATGGCAGCAACAACATCACGGTGGATAATGGATCATCTCAATTTCAACATCTATTTCCCGAGAATGATGACTTCTTACAG AATATGCAGAATTCTGAATCAGATATGGATAGAATTTTTAATGAGGTAGAGCAGGCGGCAGATTATTATTATCATGGTCAGCAAATGTCACTGAGCAGCCACAGCGAGaatgaaatcaacaataacaacgtGAATTTGCCATCAAATCAGCAAGATAGCCATGTTCCTGCTGCTGTTTGTTATAACTATAATCTTTATGGAAACATTATTCAAAACAATGTTGCTGCACCTAATTATATTCAGCATCTTACCCCAAGGCAGATTTCTCCAGTcgaatacaacaacaacaacactaTTGATGATCTTGATTTGCAGGGACCATCATCATCTTGGTTCTATGGTGAGCCCTCTTCCCTTCCTAGCTTCTTCACTGACACAACAATTCAGGATAGTAATCAGCAGTATAAACCGACAATGAATCAGAGTGCACAGCATCTGACAAACACGCAACCACATAGTCATCCTAATAATAACCGCCTTCCATAA